Part of the Desulfohalovibrio reitneri genome is shown below.
GCTGGGGGCGTAACGCCGTGTTCCCGCATTTGCTCGGCAATCCGCTGGGAGAGGTGGCAGCCGGGGAAGCGGGAGACTGTTTTCGTGCGCGGGCTGGTGAGGGTGTTGGGGATTCCGTGCAGGCGGCAGATCATGAGGCGGTGCTGGTAGAGGATGCAGAGGCCGTCCACGTTGACCGGGCACATGGCCTTGGGTGTTTGGCCCACGGCCATGGAGGCGCGGACCTGCTCCAGGTTGTCCTTGGCGCGGTCGATGACGGCTTGGCGGGTTTCCTGGTCCAGGGAGTCCATGCCTTCCCAGAAGTAGGCCCATTCCAGGTAGGTGTGGTGCTGGAAGTGGGAGACGCAGCAGTTGTCCGTGCAGCCTTTGCAGGTATGTCCCATGGCCTGGGCCACCTTGTCGTATTCGGTCTGCATGTCGTTGTAGAGGGCGGCCAGCTTGCGGAAGGCCGCCTTTCGTCCGAGCCGTTTCACGCTTGGGATTCCTCCAGGTGGCGGGTCACGGCCCGCAGGATTTGGTTGGCGCAGGTTTCCGGGGTTTCGGTGTCGGTGCGCACGGTCACGTCTGCCGCCGCCAGGTACAGGGGGCGGCGTTCCTCGTAGACGTCCTCCAGGCAGTAGCCGTCGGGGCAGACGAAGGCGCGCCCCTCGGCGGGGCCGACGCGCTTGAGAAAGGTTTCCAGGGAGATGTCCAGGAAGACCACGGTGCCCAGCAGCCGAAGGCGGTCCATGGCCGCCCTGGAGTAGACCACGCTGCCGCCGGTGGAGACCACCAGCCGCTTGACCCCGAGGTTGGCCACCACTTCCTCCTCCAGGTGGAGAAAGGTCTCCCGGCCGCAGGAGTCCATGATGTCCTGCAGGGGGCGGCCGTGGGTGGCTTCAAGGAGCCGGTCGGTGTCCATGTGCTCCCATCCCAGCTTGTGCGCCAGCAGGGGGGCCAGGGTGGACTTGCCCGCCCCGGCGATGCCGATGAGGATGACGCAGGTCTCGTCCGGTATGGCGTGTTCGGCGGCGGGCATGGCTGGAGGATGGGGCGTGGCGGGAGGTCTGTCAACTCTCCCGGTGCCGGGGGCGGAATCAGCCGCCCAGGTAGGCTTTCTTGACTTCGGGGTCGCGCATGAGTTCGTCGCAGGGGCCGCCCGCCACGATCTCGCCGGTGTCCAGCACGTAGCCCCGGTGGGCGAACTTCAGCGCCAGGTTGGCGTTCTGCTCGATGAGCAGGATGGTCATGCCTTCCTCGTTGAGCTGCTTCAGGGCCCGGAACATGTCGTACATGAGCAGGGGGGCCAGGCCCATGGAGGGCTCGTCCAGCATGAGGAACTCGCAGCGGGTCATGAGGGCGCGGCCCACGGCCAGCATCTGCTGTTCGCCGCCGGAGAGCTGCTCCGAGCGCTGGCGTTTGCGTTCGGCCAGCCGGGGGAAGAGGGCGTAGACCCGCTCGTAGTCCTTTTCCACGGCCGAGGCGTCGTCCTTGCGGGCGTAGGTGGCCAGGACCAGGTTCTCCTCCACCGTGAGGTTGCCGAAGATGTGGCGGCCCTCCGGGACCAGGGCCATGCCCAGTTTGTCCACCACCACGTGGGGCGGGGTCTTGAGGATGGACTCGCCCTTGAAGAGGATGTCGCCGCCGGTGACCTTGGGCGCCTCGGGCGGCGGCAGGCGCATGATGGAATGCAGGGTGGTGGTCTTGCCCGCGCCGTTGGCCCCGAT
Proteins encoded:
- the thrB gene encoding homoserine kinase, which codes for MPAAEHAIPDETCVILIGIAGAGKSTLAPLLAHKLGWEHMDTDRLLEATHGRPLQDIMDSCGRETFLHLEEEVVANLGVKRLVVSTGGSVVYSRAAMDRLRLLGTVVFLDISLETFLKRVGPAEGRAFVCPDGYCLEDVYEERRPLYLAAADVTVRTDTETPETCANQILRAVTRHLEESQA
- a CDS encoding ABC transporter ATP-binding protein, coding for MYLQVSDLYVKYGNIEALHGVSFHVERGEIVTLIGANGAGKTTTLHSIMRLPPPEAPKVTGGDILFKGESILKTPPHVVVDKLGMALVPEGRHIFGNLTVEENLVLATYARKDDASAVEKDYERVYALFPRLAERKRQRSEQLSGGEQQMLAVGRALMTRCEFLMLDEPSMGLAPLLMYDMFRALKQLNEEGMTILLIEQNANLALKFAHRGYVLDTGEIVAGGPCDELMRDPEVKKAYLGG